In one window of Gossypium hirsutum isolate 1008001.06 chromosome A01, Gossypium_hirsutum_v2.1, whole genome shotgun sequence DNA:
- the LOC107941953 gene encoding uncharacterized protein — translation MGEGVDPTCWTELGERRVLGPELVADTEDKVKLIWDHLKEASDRKKSYVDLKRREIEYAMGDSVFLEVSLWKKVLRFGRKGKLSLRFIGPYRIAMRIGPVAYQLELPPELGQIHDVFHVSMLRRYRLDPSHFVVIEEIEVKPDLTFEEEPIQIIGRNVKVLRRKSVPLVKVLWCNHKVEEATWEPEEAVQRQHPQLFESDEKEDGPTNVDRQLVKRLTPLGSIELPKGPMTRARTKQLQDAISAFVMRIWEDNQLYNIGGAKNNSLKTPCTILQSDLSSSSAPPCAIEFPSAHLSSF, via the exons atgggtGAAGGTGTCGATCCAACATGTTGGACGGAGTTGGGCGAACGGAGAGTTTTAGGCCCTGAGTTAGTAGccgatactgaggataaggtaaaATTGATTTGGGATCATTTGAAGGAGGCCTCGGATAGAAAGAAGTCGTATGTTGACCTTAAGCGTCGAGAGATAGAGTATGCCATGGGAGACTCAGTTTTTCTTGAGGTCTCTCTGTGGAAGAAGGTGTTAAGGTTTGGACGTAAAGGAAAGCTAAGCctaaggttcattgggccatatcggATTGCAATGCGGATTGGGCCAGTCGCTTATCAACTGGAATTACCTCCTGAACTAGGCCAAATCCACGACGTGTTCCATGTTTCTATGCTGAGACGGTATCGTTTAGATCCTTCCCATTTCGTGGTGATTGAAGAAATCGAGGTCAAACCAGACctaactttcgaggaagagcccatacaaataattggtCGTAATGTTAAGGTACTGAGAAGAAAGTCtgttccattagtcaaagtgctttggtgTAATCACAAGgttgaggaggctacttgggaacctgaggaagctgtGCAACGTCAACatcctcaactgtttgaatcag acgagaaggaagatgggccaactAATGTGGACCGACAGCTTGTGAAacggcttacacctttag GATCTATTGAGCTGCCAAAAGGTCCCATGACCCGAGCTCGAACCAAGCAACTTCAAGATGCTATATCAGCCTTTGTGATGCGCATTTGGGAAGATAACCAGCTCTATAACATTGGAGGAGCTAAGAATAACTCCTTGAAGACTCCATGCACCATTTTGCAATCTGACCTCAGCTCCTCTTCAGCTCCCCCATGCGCCATTGAGTTcccatcagctcacttgagctcattttag